One segment of Dryobates pubescens isolate bDryPub1 chromosome 23, bDryPub1.pri, whole genome shotgun sequence DNA contains the following:
- the FOXI3 gene encoding forkhead box protein I3: MSAGELQQAQPRASAPAAAPAPPQPRSAQEAPDMAVYCSENFSVYPQPSLHPPGAAAAAAAAAAAAAAAAASSGQRAGGYALGDYGAPANAGYLWGMNSPAPYLQGPPGSAAAAAPFLPPASYGCSRGGQLVGSPSTPGSPSAGGAELSWLSLASQEELLKLVRPPYSYSALIAMAIQSAPERKLTLSHIYQYVAENFPFYKRSKAGWQNSIRHNLSLNDCFRKVPRDEDDPGKGNYWTLDPNCEKMFDNGNFRRKRKRRSEPNGPAATSAASSLGGLKAEEERSIPVTGKPCGNSPPPELDPSPSARDHPKSSSPSGIISSTPSCLSTFFSGMSSLSSGGGRLTGGLGSDLHHRNFSAGQLSSGTFTPSSSSSQEMPSPEQLQRVAGPSPAYYSSFHPSSSSQGAQYNHYYNFTVNSLIYTRDGTEV; encoded by the exons ATGAGCGCCggtgagttgcagcaggcgcaGCCCAGAGCCTCGGCGCCGGCGGCCGCCCCCGCGCCCCCGCAGCCCCGCAGCGCCCAGGAAGCCCCCGACATGGCGGTGTACTGCAGCGAGAACTTCAGCGTCTACCCCCAGCCCAGTCTTCACCCGCCCGGCGCCGCTgccgcagccgccgccgccgccgcagccgccgccgccgcagccGCCTCCTCGGGGCAGCGGGCCGGCGGCTACGCGCTGGGGGACTACGGGGCGCCCGCCAACGCCGGCTACCTGTGGGGCATGAACAGCCCCGCGCCCTACCTGCAGGGCCCGCCCGGCTCCGCTGCCGCCGCGGCCCCCTTCCTGCCGCCGGCCTCGTACGGCTGCTCCCGGGGCGGGCAGCTGGTGGGCTCGCCCTCGACGCCCGGCTCGCCGTCGGCGGGCGGCGCGGAGCTGAGTTGGCTGAGCCTGgccagccaggaggagctgctgaagctggTGCGGCCGCCCTACTCGTACTCGGCGCTGATCGCCATGGCCATCCAGAGCGCCCCCGAGAGGAAGCTCACCCTCAGCCACATCTACCAGTACGTGGCCGAGAACTTCCCCTTCTACAAGCGCAGCAAGGCGGGCTGGCAGAACAGCATCCGCCACAACCTCAGCCTCAACGACTGCTTTCGCAAGGTGCCCCGCGACGAGGAcgaccctg GGAAAGGAAACTACTGGACCTTAGATCCCAACTGTGAGAAGATGTTCGACAACGGGAACTTCCGCCGCAAGCGCAAGCGGCGCTCCGAGCCCAACGGCCCCGcggccacctctgcagcctcctctctggggggcctgaaggctgaggaggagcgATCCATCCCCGTCACAGGCAAGCCCTGTGGGAACAGCCCACCCCCGGAGCTGGACCCCTCGCCCTCTGCCAGGGACCATCCCAAAAGCTCCTCTCCCTCCGGTATCATTTCatccacccccagctgcctcagcacctTCTTCAGTGGCATGAGCTCCCTGAGCAGCGGAGGCGGCCGGCTGACAGGGGGGCTCGGCAGTGACCTGCACCACAGgaacttctctgctgggcagctgagcagtggcACTTTcaccccttccagcagctcttctcagGAGATGCCGTCGccggagcagctgcagagggttgCAGGACCTTCCCCTGCCTACTACAGCTCCttccaccccagcagcagcagccagggagcccaGTACAACCACTACTACAACTTCACGGTGAACAGCCTCATCTACACCCGGGATGGAACGGAGGTGTaa